Proteins from one Listeria innocua genomic window:
- a CDS encoding M42 family metallopeptidase has protein sequence MEKETLAMFKELTELQGTSGDEHRIRAFMRKELEPVSDEIIQDGLGGIFGVRHGATDGPRVLVAAHMDEVGFMVTQITDNGLIRFQTIGGWNPQVLQAQRVQIMAPNGPVIGVVASVPPHLLSEAERSKPTDPKNLLIDIGADDKADAEKIGIKPGQFIVPVAEFTPLANPKKILAKAWDNRYGVGLAIELMKELKGESLPNTLFAGANVQEEVGLRGAGVSANMIQPDLFFALDASPANDTTGNKSQFGQIGQGFLLRIFDRTMIMHRGMREFLLDTAESNKIPYQYFVSPGGTDAGKVHTSLSGIPSAVIGVPARYIHSSNSILHVDDYAAAKEMITTLIRGLDKTTFETIKNNA, from the coding sequence ATGGAAAAAGAAACGTTAGCAATGTTTAAAGAATTAACGGAACTTCAAGGTACTTCGGGTGATGAACATAGAATTCGAGCATTTATGCGAAAAGAACTTGAACCGGTTTCCGATGAAATTATCCAAGATGGCTTAGGTGGCATTTTTGGTGTGCGACACGGAGCGACTGATGGTCCGCGCGTATTAGTTGCAGCCCATATGGATGAAGTTGGCTTTATGGTAACGCAAATTACAGACAATGGTTTGATTCGTTTCCAAACAATTGGTGGTTGGAATCCGCAAGTTTTACAAGCGCAACGTGTGCAAATTATGGCGCCAAATGGTCCTGTAATTGGCGTTGTAGCCTCTGTTCCTCCGCATTTACTATCAGAAGCGGAACGTAGCAAACCAACTGACCCGAAAAACTTACTTATTGATATTGGTGCAGATGATAAAGCGGACGCTGAAAAAATCGGTATCAAACCAGGGCAATTTATCGTTCCTGTCGCTGAATTCACTCCACTTGCAAATCCAAAGAAAATTTTAGCTAAAGCGTGGGATAACCGTTATGGTGTCGGTCTTGCAATTGAGCTTATGAAAGAATTAAAAGGGGAATCTTTACCAAATACGCTTTTTGCTGGTGCGAATGTGCAAGAAGAAGTCGGTCTTCGTGGTGCGGGTGTAAGTGCGAATATGATTCAACCAGATTTATTTTTCGCGTTAGATGCTAGTCCTGCCAATGATACGACTGGGAATAAATCGCAATTCGGTCAAATTGGCCAAGGTTTCTTACTGCGTATTTTTGACCGGACGATGATTATGCACCGTGGTATGCGTGAATTTTTACTTGATACTGCGGAATCAAATAAAATTCCATATCAATATTTTGTTTCACCTGGTGGAACAGATGCCGGTAAAGTTCACACGTCACTTAGTGGTATTCCGAGTGCAGTAATTGGTGTTCCGGCTAGATATATTCACTCATCTAACTCGATTTTACATGTGGATGACTACGCTGCGGCGAAAGAAATGATTACAACACTTATTCGCGGTCTCGATAAAACAACTTTTGAAACCATTAAAAACAATGCGTAA
- a CDS encoding PepSY domain-containing protein, whose product MNWKAFIAGVGAGAAAGHLVYHYLLSDKTISGDVILENVKNAFKQEGPIEGSWIQLKKQHYKKFAIDTFVYHGGITCIREGEKKQFEFIADANTGTIIDVYLA is encoded by the coding sequence ATGAACTGGAAAGCTTTCATTGCCGGCGTTGGAGCAGGAGCAGCAGCTGGACACCTTGTTTATCATTATTTACTTAGCGATAAAACAATTTCAGGGGACGTCATCTTAGAAAATGTAAAAAATGCGTTCAAACAAGAAGGACCTATTGAAGGTTCTTGGATTCAACTAAAAAAGCAACACTATAAAAAATTCGCCATTGATACATTCGTATACCACGGTGGTATCACTTGCATTCGTGAGGGCGAGAAAAAACAATTCGAATTTATCGCAGACGCTAACACAGGAACAATCATTGATGTGTATTTAGCCTAA
- a CDS encoding metal-sensitive transcriptional regulator yields MKSEQKKALVTRFAKIEGHVRSIKNMTEEDRDLETIMQQIAAVKKAMDAAAKVIYTEQMKELIEQGVVDEAVIKKKIDSFIR; encoded by the coding sequence ATGAAAAGCGAACAGAAGAAAGCGCTAGTAACAAGATTTGCGAAGATTGAAGGTCACGTACGTTCAATCAAAAATATGACAGAGGAAGATCGCGATTTAGAAACAATTATGCAACAAATAGCAGCTGTGAAAAAAGCAATGGATGCAGCTGCGAAAGTGATTTATACAGAACAAATGAAAGAACTGATTGAGCAAGGCGTGGTGGACGAAGCTGTTATTAAAAAGAAAATTGATAGTTTTATTCGTTAA
- a CDS encoding YtnP family quorum-quenching lactonase, with translation MDSIQIGEIKIYWLRGGYTHFDGGAMFGVVPKPLWEKKYPANEKNQLANVTDPMFFQYLGKNYLIDSGLGNGRLTEKQKRNYGVTEESFVLEDLAKLNIAPEDIDYCLMTHLHFDHVLGLTGCSEEGYYSIFPNAEIWTSEIEWDEMQHPNIRSKATYWQENWQAIKGQVHTFTKEKRFNDAIKMTHTGGHSAGHSAVWFESGGELAIHMADIFPTFAHQNVLWVTAYDDYPMTSIAAKQDIFKRTFGKNYWFLSYHDARFRAVKIGGNGEIDAELKIENRN, from the coding sequence ATGGATTCCATTCAAATTGGAGAAATAAAAATTTATTGGTTGCGCGGAGGTTATACTCATTTTGACGGCGGAGCAATGTTTGGGGTAGTTCCAAAACCTTTATGGGAGAAAAAATATCCAGCAAATGAAAAAAATCAATTAGCTAATGTAACCGATCCGATGTTTTTTCAGTATTTAGGGAAAAATTATCTAATTGATAGCGGGCTAGGGAACGGGCGACTAACAGAAAAACAAAAACGTAATTATGGGGTAACTGAAGAGTCTTTCGTATTAGAAGATTTAGCAAAACTAAATATTGCCCCTGAGGATATAGACTACTGTTTAATGACTCATTTACATTTTGACCACGTGTTAGGTTTGACTGGTTGTTCAGAAGAGGGTTATTATTCTATTTTTCCAAATGCGGAAATCTGGACTTCTGAAATTGAATGGGACGAAATGCAACACCCGAATATTCGTTCAAAAGCAACTTATTGGCAAGAAAACTGGCAAGCAATAAAAGGGCAAGTCCACACATTTACGAAAGAAAAACGATTTAATGATGCGATTAAAATGACTCATACTGGAGGACATAGTGCTGGACATTCTGCCGTTTGGTTTGAGTCCGGTGGAGAACTAGCGATTCATATGGCAGATATTTTTCCGACATTCGCTCACCAAAATGTTTTATGGGTAACGGCATATGATGATTATCCTATGACATCCATCGCGGCAAAACAAGATATTTTCAAGCGAACTTTTGGGAAAAATTATTGGTTTTTATCGTACCATGATGCTAGATTCCGAGCAGTTAAAATCGGCGGAAATGGAGAAATTGATGCTGAACTAAAAATAGAAAATCGAAATTAA